A genomic window from Ignavibacteria bacterium includes:
- a CDS encoding radical SAM protein has translation MKIFLTHGYYLNSDPNEMRIMKPYVPLGILYISAYLKQQGFSTTVYDSTFKSFEEQKNAMLAEKPDIIAIYCNLMTKLNVLPLVKFIRQSNELKDSKIILGGPEPPFHAAEFLNYGADIIVEGEGEETMLELCRELSNPNGDLNKVNGIYFKKNNLIVKNPPHEKIKDIDVLPFPDRKAVDLSLYLKAWKNAHGYSSVSINTMRGCPYTCKWCSHTVYGVSYRRRSPEKTADEIEFITANYNPDMLWFVDDVFTVSHKWLTKLLQVFTARGIKIKFECISRSDRLNEEVIITLKQLGCFRLWIGAESGSQHVLDLMDRRVSAADTREKIKLTRKHGIEAGTFIMLGYPGERKQDILETTEHLKDSNPDIFLTTVAYPIKGTPFYTEVESKLLTDKKWDQRTDRDLDFEGRYSKNFYKHANRYMVNEVNYFKMKNSGAGFTSYGKTYLKAKVSRIMMSLIK, from the coding sequence TTGAAGATCTTCCTCACACATGGCTACTATTTAAACTCCGATCCCAATGAAATGCGGATCATGAAACCCTATGTACCTTTGGGAATACTATATATATCAGCTTATCTTAAACAGCAGGGATTCAGTACAACAGTATATGATTCAACTTTCAAATCATTTGAAGAACAGAAAAATGCCATGCTGGCTGAAAAGCCTGATATAATTGCGATATACTGTAACCTTATGACGAAGCTGAACGTGCTGCCGCTCGTAAAGTTCATCCGCCAAAGTAACGAATTAAAAGACAGCAAAATAATCTTAGGCGGACCCGAGCCGCCTTTCCACGCTGCAGAATTCCTGAACTACGGTGCTGATATTATTGTTGAAGGCGAAGGCGAAGAAACCATGCTTGAGCTGTGCAGGGAGCTGTCAAATCCCAACGGAGATCTAAACAAAGTAAACGGAATATATTTTAAAAAAAATAATTTAATTGTAAAGAACCCGCCGCATGAAAAAATTAAGGATATTGATGTGCTGCCCTTTCCTGACCGCAAGGCTGTTGATCTTTCGTTATATCTAAAAGCATGGAAAAACGCCCACGGGTACAGCTCAGTAAGCATCAACACAATGCGCGGCTGCCCCTACACATGCAAATGGTGCTCACACACCGTTTACGGCGTAAGTTACCGCAGACGCTCACCCGAAAAAACCGCCGATGAAATAGAATTCATCACAGCAAATTACAACCCTGATATGCTTTGGTTCGTTGATGATGTATTCACAGTGTCACATAAATGGCTTACAAAATTGCTGCAGGTGTTTACCGCGCGCGGAATTAAAATTAAATTTGAGTGCATCTCACGCAGCGATAGACTAAATGAAGAAGTGATAATTACTCTGAAACAGCTTGGTTGTTTCAGACTGTGGATAGGGGCAGAGTCAGGCTCGCAGCATGTGCTGGACCTCATGGACAGGCGCGTCAGCGCCGCAGATACGCGCGAGAAGATTAAGCTTACCCGCAAACACGGCATCGAAGCCGGTACATTCATTATGCTTGGCTATCCCGGCGAAAGAAAGCAGGATATCCTCGAAACCACGGAGCATTTAAAGGATTCAAATCCCGATATATTTTTAACAACTGTAGCGTATCCCATTAAAGGAACGCCGTTTTATACCGAGGTGGAATCAAAGCTGTTAACAGATAAAAAGTGGGACCAGCGCACTGACCGTGACCTGGATTTTGAAGGAAGGTATTCAAAAAATTTCTATAAACACGCCAATCGTTACATGGTTAACGAGGTGAATTATTTTAAAATGAAAAACAGCGGCGCGGGTTTCACCTCGTATGGTAAAACCTACCTTAAAGCAAAGGTATCAAGAATAATGATGAGTTTGATAAAATAG
- a CDS encoding type II toxin-antitoxin system PemK/MazF family toxin, producing the protein MKQPNQIKQFDVWIADLNPPNGTEPGKIRPVVIVQTDLLNNFHPSTLICPVTTNIFTKAEILRVNMSKNEAGLKQRSAILVDQLRAIDNKRLVKRLGRLNKSSRERLIDNLKVIMEL; encoded by the coding sequence ATGAAACAGCCAAACCAAATAAAACAGTTTGATGTATGGATAGCTGATCTGAATCCGCCGAACGGAACTGAACCCGGAAAAATCCGCCCGGTGGTGATAGTACAAACTGATCTGCTGAATAATTTTCATCCTTCAACACTTATTTGCCCGGTGACTACAAATATTTTTACAAAGGCTGAAATATTACGGGTTAATATGAGTAAGAATGAAGCTGGTCTTAAGCAAAGGTCAGCAATACTGGTTGACCAGCTCAGGGCAATTGATAACAAAAGACTTGTGAAACGTCTTGGCAGACTGAATAAAAGCAGCAGGGAGAGACTTATAGATAATCTTAAAGTTATTATGGAGCTTTGA
- a CDS encoding glycosyltransferase family 9 protein, with product MKYADEYIGRIMCFLFGKNKAQQAAFTGKPGNILFIKFWGMGSIILTAPAVHTVRDKFPQAKLHYLTFESNREVLTVIGNTDNIIGIRLTNPVNFFIDTLKLINTLKKIKFDLVYDFEFFTYYSALINRFIKPKFSTGFDNKKNKRSRLFSHTVLFNDHIHTRDNFLNLVSSGNSKSHKEFPRPVYGSFKERIAAPYIVINPNASKMAYERRLPDEYFVKLTDALSEYGKFRVILTGSVEEISYVSAIHNRSKNKEKITDLAGKLSVNELFSLIAGAECLITNDSGPLHIATALNKPVVAFFGPESPVRYGPLSSKQLVFYRSLECSPCMSVSNSKTVNCIYNEPKCMTGFDIEEIIKKIKEFLVSQTEVS from the coding sequence ATGAAATACGCCGATGAATACATCGGCAGGATAATGTGCTTCCTGTTCGGCAAAAATAAAGCTCAGCAGGCAGCATTTACAGGTAAGCCGGGTAATATTCTTTTTATTAAGTTCTGGGGAATGGGCAGCATTATCCTTACCGCGCCTGCTGTGCACACAGTGCGTGATAAATTCCCGCAGGCGAAGCTTCATTACCTTACTTTTGAATCTAACCGGGAGGTACTAACGGTAATCGGTAACACAGATAATATAATCGGTATAAGGCTCACAAATCCGGTAAATTTTTTTATCGATACACTGAAGCTGATAAACACACTTAAAAAAATCAAATTTGACCTGGTTTATGATTTTGAGTTCTTTACATATTACTCCGCATTGATTAACCGCTTCATAAAACCAAAATTCAGTACCGGCTTTGATAATAAAAAGAATAAACGTTCACGCTTATTCTCACATACAGTGTTATTTAATGATCATATTCATACCCGCGATAACTTCCTGAATTTGGTATCAAGCGGTAATAGTAAGTCGCATAAAGAATTTCCTAGGCCGGTATATGGCAGTTTTAAAGAAAGAATTGCAGCACCTTACATTGTCATCAACCCCAACGCCAGCAAAATGGCATATGAGCGCAGGCTTCCTGATGAGTATTTTGTAAAGCTTACTGATGCGCTCTCAGAATACGGAAAATTCCGTGTCATACTCACCGGTTCCGTTGAGGAAATAAGTTATGTTTCGGCTATTCATAACAGATCAAAAAATAAAGAAAAAATTACAGATCTTGCGGGTAAATTAAGTGTAAATGAGTTATTTTCGTTGATTGCAGGGGCAGAATGCCTCATCACAAACGATAGCGGTCCGCTGCACATTGCCACAGCGTTAAACAAACCTGTAGTAGCATTCTTCGGACCCGAATCACCTGTGCGCTACGGACCCTTAAGCTCTAAACAGCTTGTATTTTACCGCTCACTTGAGTGCTCCCCCTGCATGAGCGTAAGCAACAGCAAAACCGTGAACTGCATTTACAACGAACCCAAATGCATGACAGGTTTTGATATTGAAGAAATTATTAAGAAAATTAAGGAATTCCTTGTTTCTCAAACCGAAGTTAGTTAG
- a CDS encoding oligosaccharide flippase family protein, protein MISNIINYGGMFVLAVLITRMLGVDALGEFTYIFAVSSILAVISELGLSQLLVRKINAERTLVFSLVRNVNIFKIFISIGCVLLTSMIFYIFPGFNLSITLIIGIAVIIPKTIQATYDSSIRALQKQAIPSIIKSINTFLQIIFAYFILVYTGSLLNIFIMIIIMETLTMIKFYIINKILWNRSGIIFADSIPYSYNYIKPVLAESFPFFGSSFLALSIPRIIVIILGYMTNAVSLGIFSAASRFANGVGLFSGAVYNTFYPAMTNPDTSVGEKYALARKLTLYAFISGLMISLTIYFLAEILIDLTFRIPEAVPVLKLLGFSVIPILTYSVIQPYLISTHNEKYIFRTYFLVWLINIILGLFIIHHLGYIGAVFGNIIIEYFILLILFYKFIKIRF, encoded by the coding sequence ATGATATCAAACATCATCAACTATGGCGGCATGTTCGTGCTTGCGGTATTGATAACACGAATGCTTGGTGTAGATGCCCTGGGTGAATTTACATATATCTTTGCGGTAAGCTCAATACTGGCAGTAATATCAGAACTGGGACTATCTCAGCTTCTGGTAAGAAAGATCAACGCAGAACGTACATTAGTATTTTCACTTGTTCGGAATGTGAATATTTTTAAAATTTTCATTTCAATTGGCTGTGTTTTATTAACCTCAATGATTTTTTATATCTTCCCCGGTTTCAATCTTAGCATTACACTTATTATCGGAATCGCAGTAATTATCCCAAAAACCATACAGGCAACATATGATTCATCAATTCGCGCGTTACAGAAACAGGCGATTCCGTCAATTATCAAGAGCATAAATACCTTCCTCCAAATTATCTTTGCTTATTTTATTTTGGTTTACACAGGAAGTTTGCTGAATATTTTTATTATGATAATTATCATGGAAACTCTCACAATGATAAAGTTTTATATCATAAACAAAATTTTATGGAACAGGTCTGGAATTATATTCGCAGATTCAATTCCTTACAGCTACAACTACATTAAGCCTGTGCTTGCAGAATCATTCCCGTTTTTCGGAAGCAGTTTTCTTGCGCTGTCTATTCCCCGCATAATTGTGATAATTTTGGGATACATGACAAATGCAGTATCACTCGGAATTTTTTCTGCCGCTTCGCGTTTTGCCAATGGTGTTGGCTTATTTTCGGGTGCCGTGTATAATACATTTTACCCGGCTATGACAAACCCTGATACTTCCGTTGGTGAAAAGTATGCACTCGCCAGAAAACTTACGTTGTACGCTTTCATTTCCGGTTTAATGATCTCACTGACTATTTATTTTCTTGCAGAAATATTAATTGACCTTACATTCAGAATACCGGAAGCCGTGCCTGTGCTTAAACTTTTAGGATTCTCAGTAATTCCTATTTTAACTTATTCAGTTATTCAGCCATATTTAATTTCCACTCATAATGAAAAATATATTTTCAGAACTTATTTTTTAGTCTGGTTAATAAATATCATTCTGGGACTATTTATTATCCATCATCTTGGCTATATAGGCGCAGTATTTGGTAATATTATAATTGAGTATTTCATTCTTTTAATTTTATTCTATAAATTTATTAAGATCAGGTTTTGA
- a CDS encoding energy transducer TonB: MKYFIIISSLLLADSVNIFAQKEIQYLLYDSANIGYDTVITKEPPVCINYSEVQGKLEWPYRADAEGYVYATCMIDTLGNVEALTDIKGVEVFFNEVKRVIYMLKFSPGKINNQPVKYYGVVPFKFILK, encoded by the coding sequence ATGAAGTACTTCATAATTATTTCCTCTTTGTTGTTAGCTGATTCTGTAAATATATTTGCACAGAAAGAAATTCAATATCTTTTGTATGATTCGGCAAATATTGGATATGACACAGTAATTACTAAAGAACCTCCTGTGTGTATAAATTATTCAGAAGTTCAAGGAAAACTTGAGTGGCCCTACCGGGCTGATGCCGAAGGTTATGTCTATGCAACATGTATGATAGACACTTTAGGGAATGTTGAAGCTCTGACGGATATAAAAGGAGTTGAAGTGTTTTTTAATGAGGTAAAACGAGTAATCTATATGTTGAAGTTTTCACCTGGCAAAATTAACAATCAACCTGTTAAATATTACGGAGTGGTTCCGTTTAAATTCATATTAAAATAA
- a CDS encoding class I SAM-dependent methyltransferase, with protein sequence MRSLVHRVYLKYIPEGSSILELNAGTGVDAVFLAENGYQVLATDLSEKMIGIIQSKSKSLPAETNVQAGEKAKIEAKTLSFDEISTINGNNFDAVVSNFGGLNCTNDFSKLSGDLAAKLKPNGLFIAVVMNKICPWEIFYYIVTLKFGEAFRRFRKQGIMADLNGEKVLTYYFTPGEFTAAFSRNFTKVKLFSLGLKTPPPYLLGIYSRLKPLVKLWMKLDEIFIGLPILNQMGDHFIIVMKKK encoded by the coding sequence ATGCGCTCACTCGTACACAGAGTGTACTTAAAGTATATCCCGGAGGGAAGCAGTATACTCGAGCTTAACGCAGGCACGGGAGTGGATGCGGTGTTTCTTGCTGAAAACGGATATCAGGTTTTAGCAACTGACCTTTCTGAGAAAATGATAGGGATCATTCAGTCAAAAAGCAAAAGCCTGCCTGCCGAAACGAATGTGCAGGCAGGTGAAAAGGCAAAAATAGAAGCAAAAACTCTCTCTTTTGATGAGATATCAACAATTAATGGAAACAATTTTGATGCAGTGGTTTCAAACTTTGGGGGACTGAATTGCACTAACGATTTTTCGAAACTTTCGGGTGATCTTGCAGCAAAACTTAAACCAAACGGGTTATTTATAGCTGTAGTTATGAATAAAATCTGTCCGTGGGAAATATTTTATTATATAGTAACACTAAAATTTGGTGAGGCATTCAGGAGGTTCAGAAAGCAGGGCATCATGGCGGATCTAAACGGCGAAAAGGTTCTAACATATTACTTCACACCGGGTGAATTCACCGCGGCTTTCAGCCGCAATTTTACGAAAGTAAAATTGTTTTCACTTGGCTTAAAAACTCCCCCGCCCTATTTACTGGGAATATACAGCAGGCTTAAACCTCTCGTAAAATTGTGGATGAAGCTTGATGAAATCTTCATAGGTTTACCAATACTCAACCAAATGGGCGACCATTTTATAATCGTAATGAAGAAGAAATGA
- a CDS encoding DUF2029 domain-containing protein translates to MFKYKSQDKIKRNNLISISLFIILTGVFIYSVFIPSVQKINTDFPNYYVSSNMYLDGKDMKTAYDNVEFNRQLLMYGIDDQIVSYTPYPPLTALLMLPIAKLTPLDAKLWWNIFNLVVLLACIVVLSKIAQLDFFKCGLIFFLSGFALANNFMFGQVYLPVLLFLLLSMYFMQRDKDILSALFIALSIVLKFYTIFFIFLFIFKKRYKLLVYTIVFSLLIYIPVVLLTGFDLNWFYFTTIMPRLGDAWVGTVYAAEYQSWLSLLHRWFSYEPMLNPEPLFESTLAFYVLKYSYIFFILTLAISVLKRSAENLKLELSLFCITCLLLLPVNASYQFVVLIPAAAILFKYFYDKKKYFAGASLVLLMFLMNSHVQIFITNSFKSSPFNIFAYFKLIGLLIFFAVNLKILLWLNGTKLFNRRTFRLLAIGGIHVIVLTMISYSLNKPINDTEKAEFIPTGNNYLVSMPSAFGNKLLWTECINNKFVLRSNFGYSYDKENVFYPMLIDSQHIAFETIEDRAPKQKIIDITTGIQRDASGLKLGVRSFNKNKTLECYSDNGVIIIQDPFTGKHYPLTSGKQMCYFPVFAGDDSSVIFCSDRNRGVSFTALYKLKIK, encoded by the coding sequence TTGTTTAAGTATAAATCCCAGGATAAAATCAAAAGGAACAATTTAATATCAATTTCACTGTTCATAATCCTCACCGGAGTATTCATATACTCCGTATTCATCCCTTCTGTTCAAAAAATCAACACAGATTTCCCCAACTACTATGTTTCATCCAACATGTATCTCGATGGCAAAGATATGAAGACTGCTTACGATAATGTTGAATTCAACCGCCAGCTTTTGATGTACGGTATTGATGATCAGATCGTATCATATACTCCTTACCCGCCTTTAACGGCTTTATTGATGCTTCCAATTGCTAAGCTAACACCGCTTGATGCGAAGCTATGGTGGAATATTTTTAACCTCGTGGTTTTGCTAGCCTGTATCGTAGTTCTCTCAAAAATAGCGCAGCTTGATTTTTTCAAATGCGGCTTGATATTTTTTCTTTCCGGATTCGCACTTGCAAATAACTTTATGTTCGGGCAGGTTTACCTTCCTGTATTGCTATTCCTGCTGCTATCAATGTACTTTATGCAGCGGGATAAAGATATTTTATCGGCTCTGTTCATAGCTTTAAGCATCGTGCTGAAATTTTATACCATATTTTTTATATTCCTTTTTATCTTTAAGAAAAGATATAAGCTGCTTGTATATACTATAGTTTTTTCCCTGTTGATATATATACCGGTTGTTTTGCTTACCGGATTTGATTTAAACTGGTTCTATTTTACAACAATAATGCCAAGGCTTGGTGATGCATGGGTCGGCACGGTTTATGCGGCGGAGTACCAGTCATGGCTCTCGCTTCTTCACCGCTGGTTCAGCTATGAACCAATGCTGAATCCCGAACCGCTTTTTGAAAGCACACTCGCCTTCTATGTATTAAAGTACTCATACATATTTTTCATCTTAACCTTGGCAATATCGGTATTAAAGCGTTCCGCTGAAAATTTAAAGCTTGAGCTTTCCCTGTTCTGCATAACCTGCCTGCTTCTGCTGCCGGTGAATGCATCATACCAGTTTGTTGTTTTGATTCCAGCCGCAGCTATACTTTTTAAATATTTCTATGATAAAAAGAAATATTTCGCGGGAGCTTCACTTGTACTGCTTATGTTTTTAATGAATTCACATGTTCAGATATTTATAACCAATTCATTTAAGAGTTCTCCATTTAATATTTTTGCATATTTTAAGCTTATCGGGCTATTGATATTCTTTGCAGTAAATTTAAAAATACTGCTTTGGCTGAACGGAACAAAACTCTTTAACCGCCGTACTTTTCGCCTGCTGGCTATTGGCGGTATTCATGTCATAGTGTTAACAATGATTTCTTACAGCCTTAATAAACCGATTAATGATACCGAAAAAGCTGAATTCATTCCAACCGGCAACAACTACCTGGTTTCTATGCCTTCGGCATTTGGAAATAAGCTTTTATGGACAGAATGTATTAACAATAAATTCGTTTTGCGTTCAAACTTCGGTTACTCTTATGATAAAGAAAATGTATTTTATCCAATGCTGATAGATTCTCAACATATAGCCTTTGAAACCATTGAAGACCGCGCGCCAAAACAAAAGATCATTGATATTACTACGGGAATTCAAAGAGATGCTTCAGGGTTAAAACTCGGCGTACGTTCATTCAATAAAAATAAGACCCTTGAATGTTATTCTGATAATGGAGTGATCATTATTCAAGACCCTTTCACAGGGAAACATTACCCCTTAACATCAGGTAAACAAATGTGTTACTTCCCGGTATTTGCGGGTGATGACAGCTCCGTGATCTTCTGCTCTGACCGAAACCGCGGCGTAAGCTTCACCGCATTATATAAACTGAAAATAAAATGA